The Oncorhynchus nerka isolate Pitt River linkage group LG13, Oner_Uvic_2.0, whole genome shotgun sequence sequence gggGCCTCATGGCCATAGCTGTgctagctatgtgtgtgtgtgtgtgtgtgtgtgaggggataGCTGTgatagctatgtgtgtgtgtgtgtgtgtgtgtgtgtgtgtgagggggcctCATGGCCATAGCTCTgatagctatgtgtgtgtgtgtgtgtgtgtgtgtgtgagggggcctCATGGCCATAGCTGTgatagctatgtgtgtgtgtgtgtgagggggcctCATGGCCATAGCTGTgatagctatgtgtgtgtgtgtgtgtgtgtgagggggcctCATGGCCATAGCTGTgatagctatgtgtgtgtgtgtgtgtgtgagggggcctCATGGCAATAGCTGTgatagctatgtgtgtgtgtgtgtgtgtgtgtgagggggcctCATGGCCATAGCTGTgatagctatgtgtgtgtgtgtgtgtgagggagccTCATGGCCATAGCTGCgatagctatgtgtgtgtgtgtgtgtgtgtgagggggcctCATGGCCATAGCTGTgatagctatgtgtgtgtgtgtgtgtgtgtgtgagggggcctCATGGCCATAGCTGTgatagctatgtgtgtgtgtgtgtgtgtgtgtgtgagggggcctCATGGCCATAGCTGTgatagctatgtgtgtgtgtgtgtgtgtgtgtgtgagggggcctCATGGCCATAGCTGTgatagctatgtgtgtgtgtgtgtgtgtgtgtgtgtgtgtgtgtgtgtgtgtgtgtgtgtgtgagggggcctCATGGCCATAGCTGTgatagctatgtgtgtgtgtgtgtgtgtgtgtgagggggcctCATGGCCATAGCTGTgatagctatgtgtgtgtgtgtgtgtgtgtgtgtgtgagggggcctCATGGCCATAGCTGTgatagctatgtgtgtgtgtgtgtgtgtgtgtgtgtgtgtgtgggggcctcATGGCCATAGCTGTgatagctatgtgtgtgtgtgtgtgtgtgagggggcctCATGGCCATAGCTGTgatagctatgtgtgtgtgtgtgtgtgtgtgtgtgtgtgtgtgaggggcctCATGGCCATAGGTCAGACAGACATACTATACTTTACCACTGGGGTAGGATTGAGGGGCTGTCGGACGACTTTAACTCTGATCTACAACCCACATCTCTCACATTTCCCTTCTGTCAGTAACAAGATCAGCTGTGTCTCACCTCCAAGATACGTCTCATCTCATTCACCAATGTCTGGTGAACATGGTGTTATTAGCGCTGTGTGCACTGTTCCTGAGCTTGTCTTGATGTGACCTGTGTGGTCCCCAATAGAGTTAATCATCAATCAAACACTTTTCACTGTAACGGTATCCTGTAGTGGTACCCTGTAGAGGTACCCTGTAGTGGTACCCTGTAGAGGTACCCTGTAGTGGTACCCTGTAGAGGTACCCTGTAGTGGTACCCTGTAGTGGTACCCTGTAGAGGTACCCTGTAGTGGTACCCTGTAGAGGTACCCTGTAGTGGTACCCTGTAGTGGTACCCTGTAGTGGTACGTCTTATGTATTTTTTTGTTATATGTACATAATTGTACCTTAAAGAGCCAATAGTTTACCTTAAAGAGCCAATAGTGTACCTTAAAGAGCCAATAGTGTACCTTAAAGAGCCAATAGTGTACCTTAAAGAGCCAATAGTGTACCTTAAAGAGCCAATAGTGTACCTTAAAGAGCCAATAGTGTACCTTAAAGAGCCAATAGTGTACCTTAAAGAGCCAATAGTGTACCTTAAAGAGCCAATAGAGTACCTTAAAGAGCCAATAGTGTACCTTAAAGAGTTAATAGTGTACCTTAAAGAGCCAATAGTGTACCTTAAAGAGCCAATAGTGTACCTTAAAGAGCCAATAGTGTACCTTAGGTGACAAGGTGGTGCAGGTACATAACCTTTCCTTTAGAAAAGATACACATTTTCCTGTTCAGGGTAGCAGCACAGTCGCTTGTTACTTTTAAGCAGTGAAAATGTACCTCTAAAACAGATTTTGGGTGTTGCTTTAACACTGTAGGGTGTAAAGGCTTTTTGCATATTTCCCAAGGTGCCTTTGAAGTAGGGCGGGTCGATATGGCCTAAAAGTAATACCTAAAAACAATTCTGAGGTTTGGACGATTCATGGTATATATCTCGATTTCTTGTTTTTCTCTAAACAAATTAAAAAAGGCCAAGACATAATTCTTAACTggattttctttattaaaatgcAAAAATATACAAAGCCTCAAGGCCTATTTGTGCAAGGCAAATGAACAACACAAATGAACAACACACACCTACACGTCTATTCTTTTGTTTAAGAATGTTTGACCACTAGCTGTTTGAATATGTAATTTATATACAGCATAATCATTTTgattaaaaatgtattaatttaGTTAATTTGTTGATATAATTAAAACAGCCTGTGGTTATTTGCTATTGGATTGGCAGAATGACACAACTACTGACACATTAGCCTACAGCTGGTCTGAACATCACTGTCTGTTATTGGATTGGCAGAATGACACAACTACTGACACATTAGCCTACAGCTGGTCTGAACATCGTTTTTTTGAATACACTTTAATTATCCAACGTCACACTTACCGATGGCAAGGTGAAGCCTGCAGGCGGGTCCAGATGTTCAAGTGCAATGCTTTTATCATGCTGCTCCTGCTGTCAGTTGTCAGGCACACCTGTCGCCTCCTCTTCCACGATGCCAGAGAGTCTTTGAGTCTCTGGGTTATTACTTCACCCGTATGATCATCTGGGAAGTAAGATGTCTGGAGGCAAACATTTAGCCATTTCCAGTCTTCAGTTACGTAGTGGACTGTCAAACTTAGGCTCTGACGTTCTGCTCGACCATAGATCGGCTGTGGTGGAAAAATAACAAACACTTGCCAGCTTCTCTGCGACTATTTTACGGGTAGCAGTGTATAATCGCGGCAGGGCTTCTTCCGTGAAACACTTGCGGCTTGGCAGCTGATATTTGTGGTCAGCTGTACCTAGCAGCTTTGTAACAGCTTGGATTTTCTACTGTAATGATTGGAACCATATCTTTCGCTATGTAATAGGTCACTGCATCTGTTATCTCCTTCCACCTCAAACTGTTCTTGTCATAAGGGATTACGTTTGAAAAGGTTGCGGCTCTGGTAGTTTGTCTTTTAGCAGACGTTTTGGGAATCGGGCGACTGGAATCGGCATTGCGTTGTCCAACTCCTTCCTCCCATTCCACCTCATGTTGCAGGTGATGGAAGGTGTTGCTTGTACTGCTGCTTTTCATAGCAATTGTCTTTCTGACACATTTTGCACAGAACATTTGTTTGCTGAACATCAGACCTCTTAAACCCGAACCACTTCCATATTACTGAAAAAACATTGCTGCCCTTTTTGGGGATGATTTCATCCTCATGAGAGGCTGAGCTGGCTTCCTCAGGAGAGGCTGAGCTGGCGTCCTCAGGAGAGGCTGAGCTGGCGTCCTCAGGAGAGGCTGAGCTGGCGTCCTCAGGAGAGGCTGAGCTGGCTTCCTCAGGAGAGGCTGAGCTGGCGTCTTCAGGAGAGGCTGAGCTGGCGTCCTCAGGAGAGGCTGAGCTGGCTTCCTCAGGAGAGACTGAGCTGGCGTCCTCAGGAGAGGCTGAGCTGGCGTCCTCAGGAGAGGCTGAGCTGGCTTCCCTAGGAGAGGCTGAGCTGGCTTCCCTAGGAGAGGCTGAGCTGGCGTCCTCAGGAGAGGCTGAGCTGGCGTCCTCGGGAGAGGCTGAGCTGGCGTCCTCAGGAGAGGCTGAGCTGGCTTCCCTAGGAGAGGCTGAGCTGGCTTCCTCAGGAGAGGCTGAGCTGGCGTCCTCAGGAGAGGCTGAGCTGGCTTCCTCAGGAGAGGCTGAGCTGGCGTCCTCGGGAGAGGCTGAGCTGGCGTCCTCAGGAGAGGCTGAGCTGGCGTCCTCAGGAGAGGCTGAGCTGGCCTCCTCAGGAGAGGCTGAGCTGGCGTCCTCGGGAGAGGCTGAGCTGGCGTCCTCAGGAGAGGCTGAGCTGGCTTCCCTAGGAGAGGCTGAGCTGGCTTCCCCAGGAGAGGCTGAGCTGGCGTCCTCAGGAGAGGCTGAGCTGGCTTCCTCAGGAGAGGCTGAGCTGGCGTCCTCGGGAGAGGCTGAGCTGGCGTCCTCAGGAGAGGCTGAGCTGGCGTCCTCAGGAGAGGCTGAGCTGGCTTCCTCAGGAGAGGCTGAGCTGGCGTCTTCAGGAGAGGCTGAGCTGGCGTCCTCAGGAGAGGCTGAGCTGGCTTCCTCAGGAGAGACTGAGCTGGCGTCCTCAGGAGAGGCTGAGCTGGCGTCCTCAGGAGAGGCTGAGCTGGCTTCCCTAGGAGAGGCTGAGCTGGCGTCCTCATAAGAGGCTGAGCTGGCTTCCTCAGGAGAGGCTGAGCTGGCGTCCTCGGGAGAGGCTGAGCTGGTGTCCTCAGGAGAGGCTGAGCTGGCGTCCTCGGGAGAGGCTGAGCTGGCGTCCTCAGGAGAGGCTGAGCTGGCGTCCTCGGGAGAGGCTGAGCTGGCGTCCTCGGGAGAGGCTGAGCTGGCTTCCTCAGGAGAGGCTGAGCTGGCTTCCTCGGGAGAGGCTGAGCTGGCGTCCTCGGGAGAGGCTGAGCTGGCTTCCTCAGGAGAGGCTGAGCTGGCGTCCTCGGGAGAGGCTGAGCTGGCGTCCTCAGGAGAGGCTGAGCTGGCGTCCTCAGGAGAGGCTGAGCTGGCGTCCTCAGGAGAGGCTGAGCTGGCTTCCTCAGGAGAGGCTGAGCTGGCGTCCTCGGGAGAGGCTGAGCTGGCGTCCTCGGGAGAGGCTGAGCTGGCGTCCTCAGGAGTGGCTTACTCCCTTTCCATTATGGTGGAACTGTAACCAAGGCTGTCTAAGGTTGTGATTGGTGGTTAACATTTGTGCACGTGTTGTCACGCAATTGGGACATGATCTGCAATTTGtaaaacattacaacattataacaaAACCTTGATTCTTCCGatacagacattttccatatCGTGCTAAAACATAAACTTgatatatcgcccagccctactttCAAGTCAATTTTAGATTTACCAGTACCATCCATGACTGTGTTTGCtaatgacagagacatggttgttgcattcaaTAGCTATCAATCCTGCAGTGCGTAAATTAATAATTTATCATTGAAATTAAATACAATGGCTTGTGAAAGtcttcaccccccttggcatttttcctattttgttgccttacaacctggaattaaaatatatttttgtaggggtttgtatcatttgatttacacaacatgcctcccactttgaagatgcaaaatgtttttgggggagaAGCAAAAAATAAACAAGACCAAAAAACTGAACTTGAGCCTGCATaactattccccccccccccaccccccaaagtCAGAGTGCGTACTGCTAACTGACCTaaattgggatatgcttaacaccccggccgtcctacaatctaagatacatgccctcaatctcacaaaaattatcaaggaacctaccaggcaCAACCACAAATCCaaaaacacgggcaccctcatagatatcatcctgaccaacttgccctctaaatacacctctgctgttttcaaccaagatctcagctatccctgcctcattgcctgcatccgttatgggtctgcggtcaaacgaccacccctcaaaCATTCCCTAAAACACTGctcacttctgcgagcaggcctttctaatcaacctggcccgggtatcctgtcagtagaggatgcctgtttgttcttcaaaagtgctttcctcaccatcttaaataagcatgccccttcaaaaatgtagaactaagaacagatatagcccttggttcaccccagacttgactgcccttgaccagcacaaaaacaccctgtggcgtactgcactagcatcaaacttttcagggaagtcaggaaccaatacacacataggaaagcaaaggctagcttcttcaaacagaaatgtgcatcctgcagcactaattcccaaaagttttgggacactgtaaagtccatggagaaaacgagcacctcctcccagctgcccactgcactgagactaggaaacactgtcaccactgataaatccatgataatcgagaatttcaataagcatttctctactgcgggccatgctttcctcctggctaccccaaccccggccaacagctccgcaccccccacagcaacttcatcgtcctggccaaggctttcaactcaaTCAATCACcccattcttattggcagactcaacagccttggtttctctaatgactgcctcgcctgtttcactaactacttctcagatagagttgtgtcaaatcggagggcctgttgtccggaactctggcagtctctatgggggtgccacagggttcaattctcgggccgactattttctctgtatacattaatgatgtcGCTCTagctgcgggtgattctttgatccacctctacgcagacgacaccattctgtatacttctggtccttctttggacactgtgttaactaacatccagacgaaatgcatgctcttcaaccgatcgctgcctgcactcgCCCGTATCACttctctggaaggttctgacttagaatacagtatgtgatcaactacaaatacctaggtgtctggctagactgtaaactctccctcCAGGCCCTCCAGGCtaccactgctaagggctgtacccaggcactccgcgttgcgttgtgcgtaagaacagcccttagctgtgataTATTGTCCAAATACCACATCCCCTCTGGGCTGATTGTTTATTATGACCATCGGTTACACGGTTATAcggtaattgtgccagccctacCCATCACAGTGGTCTGAAACTCCTCGTTTGCAAGCCACATCAGGCAACTCATATTATGCTGGTTTGCAGAGTGatttgtaattcctattggaatctagCCAGAGATATGATATCCAAAAATGTGAACTTTTAATCACCCGCAACCTAAATTTGTAATGACATCCAAGGTAGGGAAAATGTATAATTGAGACTACCTAAACCATCTAAACAGGTGTGACCATCTCAGTGCTGGGTGTGGTAATTCCAAGTACAAAAAAAATGGGATGAGTTTTGTTTTGTATGGTATTTAGCTTTGTGCAGCATAGGATCAATCAATAAGTCAATGTGGATGCAGAAACACATTCTAAAAATGATCTTACAATAGAGCATGATGGAAAATATGTTTCATGATGTTTTTTTAGAGTGTGTAATGATTGTATGTTTGTACTCAAAATAATGTACCATTATACAAGATTATCCACACATGTACCCTAAAAAGTACTGAACAAGTACCATGTTAGATTATAGGCATGTGTACCTCTGAAAGTACATCATGTGAATTTTGATATTTTGGAGCCCCGGGTAGAATACTCTAATACCCTAACCAAAGCATTTTCTCAGAGTGTataggtgtgtggtgtgtgtgtgtgtgtgtgtgtgtgtgtgtgtgtgtgtgtgtgtgtgtgtgtacttctgTCAGTGGGGCTTAACtaccttgtttttttttgttttttttacctttatttatccaggtaggcaagttgagaacaagttctcatttacaattgcgacctggccaagataaagcaaagcagttcgacacatataacaacacagagttacacatggagtaaaacaaacatacagtcaataataaagtagaaaaataagtctatgtacaatgtgagcaaatgaggtgagataaggaaagtaaaggcaataaataggccatggtgacaaagtaaatacaatatatcaattaaaacactggaatggtagatttgacagtagatgagtgtgcaaagtagaaatactggggtgcaaaggagcaaaataaataaataaatatggtaggggaagaggtagttgtttgggctatttacagatgggctatgtacaggtgcagtgatctgtgagctgctctgacagctggtgcttaaagctagtgtgagcgtaccaagtaattaggcgtcactctaaagcgggaaggtggaataaacgagtcaggaaaaaggtttttctgattgaacacggttctctattgagagtattttgtcaacaaaaacattcaaacataatcaatgaaaaatcttccaaggaaaaacacacatcttcttctccagatgatacaagaacacaataggataatctttaaactacaacaaacataaatcacggttttgtcaccgtcttagtggttctttcagcacagcttctctctctcggtggccatcttccagagatagtttcccccctctcttctggttccattctctcttttataggggaaggagagtatctcattagtaccgtcagctgtgcttaattgactctggttaccttgtctcccaggctctgttgggcaactatccatgagcccagcctgccctctagtggtccgtccacataccttcccccccaggaccgaaccggagggtcgggcgccagacgcaccgtcttggtcgcgtcgggacagcgcgtctgcattcccgttcctcgatccggccctgtggatgacatggaaagagaatggttgtaaagacaaaaaccatctggctattctgttgttattgtttctcttaccagccatccacgtgaggggcgcatggtcagtaactaatgcaaacctccgacccagtaggtagtaccggagataatcgagggcccacttgatggctaaggcctctttctctacggtcgcatacctctgttcccgatcgctgagtttcctactaatgaagagaatcggcttctctgcttcacctttaccctgagctagtacggccccgagccctgtatccggcgtcgacctgcacaatgaactcttgtgagaagtccggagcctgtagaacgggatcagaacacaggccatcttttaacaattgaaaggcctcttccgtctcgtctttccactctacctggtttggcaggtttttcctgatgaggtttgtgaggggttggcaatggttgcatatcccgggataaaacggcgataatatcctgttatccctaagaaggcccgaacgtctcgcttggtccggggtcgaggccagtcacgaattgccctggtcttctctgcctgtgggcgtattttcccattccccacggtgtaccccaggtattccgcttcggacaaacccaggcagcatttatttggattggctgtcaaccctgtggcttccaaactcacgagcaccgcccgtaatcgcaggaggtgactatcccagtcctcgctgtggatgaccacatcgtctatgtacgccgctgcatactcttgatggggccgtagaatggcatccatgaggcgttggaaggttgcagcggcaccgtgcagtccgaagggcatcctcacatactggaaaagcccctctggagtggcgaaggcagtctttgggcgatcctccggagccaccggcacttgccaatatcccttcgtcaaatccagggtagtgatgaacttggcctttcctaagcgctccaagagttcatccacgcggggcatgggatacgcatcgaatgtagagatggcattcacgcccctaaagtcgttgcagagtctcatactaccatcggatttggggaccaggactatgggactgcaccactcactcgtcgagggctcgatcacgcccatcctcaacatctccctcacctctttcttagcgatgactctgcgagcctcaggaatcctgtaagggcggatatgcaccttcttgccgggttcagtgtggatatggtggaacaggacatctgtttgtcctgggaatggagagaatattcgaccgaagttcataatcagcttgtctagctgtcttgaggaggcccacacgagagaacatcaggaataactccttggcaattccctttgacgacatgttacgcaggggtatggcctccgggaacttggtagcgtaatctataaccactaggatgtactcgtgtcctctggcggattttgggaggggtcctacgaggtccatagctatgcgttcaaagggagtctctatgatggggagaggaatcaaagggttacgtaggtgtggccgtggggctgtacgttgacattgatcacacgtcctacaatacctggccacatcccgggtgacccggggccaatagaatctctgcatgattctgtcaatagtcttgtctcgtgccaggtgtcctcctaggacgtgggaatgggctaactgtagaactgtatctctgtatggcctaggcaccattagtaattcctggttttcccccccttcgtcgtacgacccagtataagagaccccgcctgattgcatagtaaggaagagggggctcacctgatccatcgacgttcctcccgtcgatcaccttcaccttcctcatggcctcccttaggtctgggtctctatgctgcgaggtgccgaactgtccctttaattcctggggcaggtcgacctcggtagagggatgtggaggttgttccacatccccatcaggggtgaccgaggagaatcccttccaggttccctcctcggatggagcttcaaatatatcccttaacgcctggttgctccttccttcctgcgttgtgtatagcccttcacatgtgtcttcatcggtggtttcttggaatatctgtcgtaaacgttgggtcgctatttcttcctctgctgcagaggacgaggctacgtctccttgtaggactactacctcgggcttggattttctcttctttcctgtcccccttcttcccgtgcataacgtcatctgccgaagctccttatataagggacagtctctcccgatcaataatggcaccttcagctgcggcactttcccggccctgactgtacaccttccttttggagtgagaataggcagattcacagtggggtaatagtgggtgtctccatggatacaggatacggctactttgtctggtagcagtgttgcggaggtcaccatccgctcctctactaacgtaaccatacttcccgagtcgagaatagctaccacatcttgtccttcgacttgcaccggaatctctgaggctggggctatctctgctaaccaacagtgttgatcctgccccctcaaaacgggatgtgtgggggtaggcagtgatgactccgtgaccatgggctcatccttgctaggacattgtggggcataatggttgggagactgacatttataacaccgaccctgctgtgtggtggctgacttctcccacctccgggaggggcttggacgtttcggtggcgagcgcgccggggtgagtcgtggtacgggattgcaagactccttccgttcctccttgtcactttttaacaactcccctgtagaccgatatgtttccaccgcctgggctatgtcgtcggctgacaacgggttggcttgccccacaaccctttttaagtcactgggtaattctctcaatatcttgtccactacgagagtctctatcacatgtcctactccctttccagattctagccactgtttcgtcagtcgtattaaggcgaagatctgggcacggacgggttgatcagctgtataggtccattgatggaactttacagccctatctctggcagtcagctggtaccgggacaggatctcggttttagtcgcccatagtccgcagcttcgtgggaatccaggtcaaaataggcttcctgagccaccccggtcaaaagaggggctaatgcgctcgcccattctgtgggcggccactcttccaaggtggccgtcctttcgaaggtcatgaggaaggcctcaatatcatcctccttggagagacgaggtaagatggcgtgagcagccgctcttggcttaactctaggttcttctagtcggttcagctgttgttgcaggagttctatggttgtcctctgtgccgtgatcaattgttgtagtagggcgttatccattgttcttgaatggttcctccgggtctactggaagaatcttgatttactcacttatccttgtgtcactcgtccacctaatacccgcatcctccaccaatgtgagcgtaccaagtaattaggcgtcactctaaagcgggaaggtggaataaacgagtcaggaaaaaggtttttctgattgaacacggttctctattgagagtattttgtcaacaaaaacattcaaacataatcaatgaaaaatcttccaaggaaaaacacacatcttcttctccagatgatacaagaacacaataggataatctttaaactacaacaaacataaatcacggttttgtcaccgtcttagtggttctttcagcacagcttctctctctcggtggccatcttccagagatagtttcccccctctcttctggttccattctctcttttataggggaaggagagtatctcattagtaccgtcagctgtgcttaattgactctggttaccttgtctcccaggctctgttgggcaactatccatgagcccagcctgccctctagtggtccgtccacactagtgagggagataagtgtttccagtttcagagatttttgtagttcattccagtcattggcagcagagaactggaaggagaggcggccaaagtaggaattggctttaggggtgacaagtgagatatacctgctggaacgtgtacTACGGGTGGGTGCAGCTATAGTGACCAGCAAGcagagataaggcgggactttacctagcagggtcttgtagatgacctggagccagtgggtttggcgacgagtatgttgcgagggccagccaacgagagcatacaggttgcagtggtgggtagtatatggggctttggtgacaaaatggatagcactgtgatagactgcatccaatttgttagaggctatttgtaaatgacatcgccaaagtcgaggatcggtaagatggtcagttttagggtatgtttggcagcatgagtgaaggatgctttgttgtgagggccagccaacgagagcatacaggttgcagtggtgggtagtatatggggctttggtgacaaaatggatagcactgtgatagactgcatccaatttgttggaggctatttgtaaatgacatcgccaaagtcgaggatcggtaagatggtcagttttagggtatgtttggcagcatgagtgaaggatgctttgttgcgaaataggaagccaattctagatttaactttggattggagatgttttatgtgagtctggaaggagagtttacagtctaaccagacacctaggtattt is a genomic window containing:
- the LOC135574751 gene encoding uncharacterized protein LOC135574751, translating into MVTESSLPTPTHPVLRGQDQHCWLAEIAPASEIPVQVEGQDVVAILDSGSMVTLVEERMVTSATLLPDKVAVSCIHGDTHYYPTVNLPILTPKGRCTVRAGKVPQLKVPLLIGRDCPLYKELRQMTLCTGRRGTGKKRKSKPEVVVLQGDVASSSAAEEEIATQRLRQIFQETTDEDTCEGLYTTQEGRSNQALRDIFEAPSEEGTWKGFSSVTPDGDVEQPPHPSTEVDLPQELKGQFGTSQHRDPDLREAMRKVKVIDGRNVDGSGPDRGTGMQTRCPDATKTVRLAPDPPVRSWGGRYVDGPLEGRLGSWIVAQQSLGDKVTRVN